A genomic stretch from Suncus etruscus isolate mSunEtr1 chromosome 17, mSunEtr1.pri.cur, whole genome shotgun sequence includes:
- the LOC126033842 gene encoding zinc finger protein 280B-like — translation MEQPYIISDEEEPEPQKSVKTTKKVGDEGAELIFVGVEHANEDAELIFVGMTSNSKPVVSKILNRVTPGSSLGRKKYGHPRRRDTAQKLKPVSHVNSASDVEAISPHSVSELRSAGSPLIEPLPKPNSQSNLQQVVPNSSSELHSPLTTFSSSLQHPGAALSVGGMNESPLVSKRISISEANCENPKRPKLSDGIVGAHSSALSPSGIVRSPSAAQQSILSNVDTSVNLVQNGAPLLIALPKDNIYFKPISAVRENRPAKADVLSLVSENKTVDPNKEKLVLLHDYYYGQHKGNEQPEPKTYTVFKCLRCLKVLRNIKFMNHMKHHLEIEKQGGDSWENNTTCEHCHRQFPTAFQLQCHIESVHSSHEPSAVCKICELSFKSDQILLEHMKDNHKPGEMPYVCQVCNYRSSAFAEVETHFRTCHAYTKNLLCLFCLKIFKIGTRYMSHFRGHWENNVHPCSKCRLQFLTYREKIEHKTHFHKMFKKPKQLEGLPPETKIVIQVSLGSLQAASEEEVASITVSTSDFEPSLPNPKSRISKKK, via the coding sequence ACGAAGAGGAACCAGAACCACAGAAGAGTGTAAAAACTACTAAAAAAGTGGGAGATGAGGGTGCTGAATTGATCTTTGTTGGGGTGGAACATGCAAATGAAGATGCTGAGCTGATCTTTGTTGGAATGACTTCAAATTCAAAACCAGttgtttcaaaaattttaaatagagtcACCCCAGGTTCATCcttagggagaaaaaaatatggtCACCCTAGAAGAAGAGATACGGCCCAAAAATTGAAACCTGTAAGTCATGTCAATTCAGCATCAGATGTAGAAGCTATTTCACCCCATTCTGTATCTGAATTAAGATCAGCAGGTAGTCCTCTTATAGAGCCTTTGCCAAAGCctaattctcaaagtaatttaCAGCAAGTTGTGCCTAATAGTTCTTCAGAGTTACATTCGCCTTTGACTACATTTTCAAGTTCATTGCAGCATCCAGGAGCAGCACTTTCTGTAGGAGGTATGAATGAAAGTCCTCTTGTATCAAAGAGAATTTCCATCTCTGAAGCAAACTGTGAAAATCCCAAAAGACCTAAACTCAGTGATGGAATTGTAGGGGCACATTCTTCAGCTCTGTCCCCTTCAGGAATCGTCAGGTCCCCTTCAGCTGCTCAACAAAGCATACTCTCAAATGTTGATACCTCAGTAAACCTAGTTCAGAATGGAGCTCCCCTTTTAATAGCTTTGCCAAAGGACAATATCTATTTTAAGCCCATAAGTGCTGTTAGGGAAAATAGACCAGCAAAAGCAGATGTTCTGAGTCTAGtaagtgaaaataaaactgtTGATCCCAACAAAGAAAAACTCGTGTTACTTCATGACTATTATTACGGACAGCATAAAGGAAACGAACAGCCAGAACCGAAGACATATACAGTCTTTAAATGCCTTAGGTGCTTGAAAGtgttaagaaatattaagttTATGAATCACATGAAGCACCACTTAGAAATTGAGAAGCAGGGGGGTGACAGCTGGGAAAACAATACCACGTGTGAACACTGCCACCGGCAGTTTCCCACTGCCTTCCAGTTGCAATGCCACATTGAAAGTGTGCACTCTTCCCATGAGCCCTCTGCTGTATGTAAGATTTGTGAATTGTCATTCAAGTCAGATCAGATTCTCCTAGAACACATGAAGGACAATCATAAACCTGGTGAAATGCCTTATGTGTGCCAGGTTTGCAATTATAGATCATCAGCCTTTGCTGAAGTGGAAACACATTTCAGAACATGCCATGCATATACTAAGAATTTGCTCTGTCTATTTTGTCTCAAGATTTTCAAAATTGGAACACGATATATGTCTCATTTTAGAGGACACTGGGAAAATAATGTTCACCCATGTTCCAAATGCCGTCTGCAGTTTTTAACTTACAGGGAGAAAATAGAACACAAAACTCATTTCCATAAAATGTTTAAGAAGCCTAAACAACTAGAAGGATTGCCACCTGAAACAAAAATTGTTATTCAGGTCTCACTAGGATCTCTTCAAGCAGCATCAGAGGAAGAAGTAGCATCCATTACTGTGAGCACCTCTGATTTTGAACCATCACTCCCCAATCCTAAAAGTagaatttcaaaaaagaaatga